The following are encoded in a window of Methanobrevibacter ruminantium M1 genomic DNA:
- a CDS encoding dihydromethanopterin reductase (acceptor): MRIGWAFTGAGHLLRESVEAMEEVAKYHDITVFLSQASEEVLRMYGLYDRVVAVTGGRYRELACDSNQKFSFPITGRLSLGKYDALIVSPVTANTVAKIVYGISDTLVTNAVAQAGKGRVKTLMVPVDIEPGDVDTVLPSKLELSKCQKCDVCDAAEVCPNGAIVAHQEIDLLKCIGCGACKDICQYGAVSAGKIITMHMRDIDIENTQKLSKMEGIEIFASPQELLLHFDYK; the protein is encoded by the coding sequence ATGAGAATAGGATGGGCTTTTACTGGTGCAGGACATTTGCTTAGGGAAAGTGTAGAAGCTATGGAAGAAGTGGCAAAATACCATGATATAACCGTATTTTTATCACAGGCTTCAGAGGAGGTCTTAAGGATGTATGGTTTATATGACCGTGTGGTTGCTGTAACTGGCGGAAGGTACAGAGAGCTTGCCTGCGATTCCAATCAGAAATTTAGCTTTCCAATAACTGGCAGGCTTTCTCTTGGAAAATATGATGCTCTTATAGTTTCTCCTGTCACTGCAAATACAGTTGCAAAGATAGTTTATGGAATTTCAGACACTCTTGTGACAAATGCAGTGGCTCAGGCTGGAAAAGGGAGAGTCAAAACCCTTATGGTTCCGGTCGATATTGAACCCGGGGATGTTGATACAGTTCTTCCTTCTAAGCTAGAGCTTTCAAAATGTCAAAAATGTGATGTGTGTGATGCAGCTGAAGTCTGTCCAAATGGGGCAATTGTGGCTCATCAGGAGATTGATCTCTTGAAATGCATTGGCTGTGGTGCATGTAAGGACATTTGTCAATATGGTGCAGTTTCTGCCGGTAAGATTATAACAATGCATATGAGAGACATTGATATAGAGAATACTCAAAAGCTATCAAAAATGGAAGGAATTGAAATATTTGCAAGTCCTCAAGAGCTTTTACTCCATTTTGATTATAAATAA
- a CDS encoding DUF192 domain-containing protein, with protein MKNNRKNNQNKENNHLKSLHLKKSNEKITDLRIADSFLSRFLGLMFKKDIDYPLLFKIPQNINNRHRSSIHSCFMRFELKLVFIDKNNIIYEISDLKPWRYYAPKKPAKYIIEFDKNGFSDYDLKIGDEVELK; from the coding sequence ATGAAAAATAATAGAAAAAATAATCAAAATAAAGAGAATAATCATTTAAAATCATTGCATTTAAAAAAATCCAATGAAAAAATAACAGACCTAAGAATAGCAGATAGCTTTTTAAGTCGTTTTCTTGGATTGATGTTTAAAAAAGATATAGATTATCCTTTATTGTTTAAGATTCCACAGAATATTAATAATAGGCATAGATCATCCATTCATAGCTGCTTTATGAGATTTGAATTAAAATTAGTTTTTATTGATAAGAACAATATCATATATGAAATAAGTGATTTGAAGCCATGGAGATATTATGCACCTAAAAAACCAGCCAAATATATAATAGAATTTGATAAAAATGGATTTAGTGATTATGATTTAAAAATAGGTGATGAAGTAGAGTTAAAATAA